The stretch of DNA GGACGTTTAATATCAATGAGTGTACCAACCCATATCGCGTATTGACCGTTGAGCCCGATGTTTATGGCACCTTTGATGAATCCCTTTTCAAACTCTTCCGCTTCACGTGTATCAAGAACCAAAGCGCCTTTTATTATTTCCTCTTTAAACTCATCAACAGTCATAGCCTGTGTATTTTGTTCAAGCACTTTATCAATATTATTATACCCAGTCTTGTTAATGGCCGCATCACTGAAAAAATACTGAGGCGGCGCGCTGAGCCCGCCAGCCACGAGCTGAATGAATTTCTCTTTGTTCATCTCCAGCATCGCATAATTCGTTTTTTTTTGCTGACCGATCGTACTCCAGGTTTCTTTTCCTATATTCTTACCGCAAGAAGAACCGGGACCGTGGGCAGGATACACGATCACATCATCTCCCAGCTTTTTAAGTTTATTGTTGAGCGATTCATACATCATTCCGGCCAATTCTTCCTTCGACATCATGCCATCCAGCAAATCAGGCCGGCCAACATCGCCCACAAACAGAGTATCACCGGTAAATACGCAATGGTCCTTTCCGGAAGCATCGATCAATAAAAAGCAGGATGATTCAGGGGTATGGCCGGGAGTATGCAGTACTTTTATCTGCAGCTTTCCGACTTTAAATATCTCTCCGTCTTTAGCGTTATAGGCGTTGTATGTAGTTTCCGCGAGGGGACCAAAAACAATTTTTGCACCTGTTTTTTCGGCAAGGTCAATGTGACCCGAAACAAAATCGGCATGGAAATGCGTTTCAAAAACATACCTGAGTTTAGCATCTTTGCCTTTAAGCCTTTGCAAATAGGGCCCGGTTTCCCTTATCGGATCTATAATCGCGGCCTCACCTTCCGACTCAATATAATAAGCCGCTTCGGCCAGGCAATTGGTGTATAATTGTTCTATTATCATAATCCTTCCTAAAATTATCTCTGTGATGAAAATTTTCAGGTGCTCTTAGAGGTTATTTAAAATTTATCCCTGCATTTTGCTATGGCGCCTTTTTTCCTTGACAATCGCTCAATCCTGGCTCAAATACCCACAGGGTATTTGCCCTGTTACTTTTTTTCGGCAAGAGGTCGCTGAGCTATTGCCTGTAAAAGTACCTCGTCTGAGAAAAAAATGCGCTCATATAAATTTAAACAACCTCTTAGCGCTAATAAATTTCATTTTTCGTTATTCTCTCCCTTTTTACTTTTAAAGTTCTCCCCTGGGAGGATATAGGTGGGGTGCGTTTACTGAAATGCATTTATACCTGTTACATCCATTCCGGTTATCAACAAATGTATATCGTGTGTCCCTTCATAAGTGATCACCGATTCCAGATTCATCATATGGCGCATAATTGAATATTCACCTGTAATCCCCATGGCACCATGTATCTGCCGTGCTTCACGTGCTATTTGCAGAGCCATGTTCACACTATTGCGTTTGGCCATTGATATCTGGGCCGGTGTTGCGCGGTTCTCGTTTTTCAAAACTCCCAGGCGCCAGCAGAGCAACTGTGCCTTGGTAATTTCGGTGATCATTTCGGCTAATTTTTTCTGCGTGAGCTGAAAACCCGCGATAGGTTTACCGAACTGGATACGCTCCTTGGAATACTGCAGCGCTGAGTCATAACAATCCATCGCGGCACCGATTGCACCCCATGATATTCCGTAACGTGCAGAATTAAGACAGCTCAAAGGCCCCTTCAATCCTTTTACTTTGGGCATTAAATTATCCCTGGGAACTTTTACATTATCAAAAACAAGTTCACCCGTAGCACTTGCCCGTAACGACCATTTACCGTGAGTTTCAGGAGTTGTAAACCCTTTCATTCCGCGCTCAATGATCAGGCCCTGAATTTCTCCCTGATCATTCTTTGCCCAGACAACAGCAATGTCGGCAAAGGGAGCGTTTGATATCCACATCTTAGCGCCATTCAGCAAATAATGATCTCCCTTATCTTTAAAATTGGTGATCATACTTGAAGGATCGGATCCATGGTTAGGTTCTGTTAATCCGAAGCAACCCATCAATTCACCTGTGGCCAGTTTCGGCAAATATTTCTTTTTTTGTTCTTCGCTTCCAAAAGTATAAATGGGATACATCACCAGCGAACTCTGAACGGAGGCGGTTGAACGTAATCCGGAATCACCGCGTTCCAGCTCCTGCATGATCAATCCATAGGCGATCTGGTCAAGACCTGCACCGCCAAATTCCTGCGGTATATATGGGCCGAATGCACCAATCCCGGCAAGCCCTTTTATCCATTGTTTGGGAAATTCAGCTTTCTGGCAGGCTTCTTCAACGATCGGGGACACATCCTTTTTTACCCATGCACGTGTTGTATCCCGAACCATTTTATGCTCATCTGTGAGCAACTCATCCATTAAATAGTAATCGGGCGATTGGAAATTGTCTGATTTTGCCATACATGTTACTAATTATAATTCAACTTAAAATACGATAACTAAAGGTATGAAAATATTAGGGTTATAAGCGTAGGATTTGAAATGGATTTTACGAAAAAGAAGGCAATCAAAAGGGGAAATCAATTACTTTTTTCGGAAACAACGAGTACCTTCCTGAACAATTGATTTTTACTTGTGGCAACAACATAATACACTCCGGGCACAAAGTCACTTTCAGTACCTATAGTGGCTGAGAGATAATGGTCATTATCACCATTAACAACGATTTTAGAATATACCGTTTGGCCGAATGAATCATATAACACCAACAAGACTTCGTTTTCAGCAAACATATTCATACTAATACTTACCGGACCGCCATCAGATGGATTAGGGTATATAAGCAAAAAGCTATCATCTTTATTCTCAACAGCGACCATTTTAGAATAGGTAAATTTTCCGTCGTAATCTGTTTGCTTTAAGCGATAGTATGAAATCTCTTTCAAAGGCTTCGCATCAATACTGCTGTAACTTAATTTCGATAAACTATTTCCAGCCCCTGTTACATTAGTAATAATTTCAAAGCGAATCCCGTCAGAAGATCTTTCAACAGTAAAATAACTATTGTTGGTCTCAGTAGCAGTTACCCAGTTCAAATGAACTGCACCCTCCTTGTATTGAGCGGTAAAATTCAGCAGTTCTATAGGTAAAACTCCGGTTGAAACACACGATGAGAACTGAGAGGTGTTTCGCGGAGCAGAAGGATTGATAGCCAATGCAGTTACACATCCATTGAAAGAACCGGTGGCAGTCCAGGCGCCTCCGGCAGTAGCTTTAGTAGCAGCTCGGAAATATCGGCCTTCCGTTTTTGAGCAAATATCGTCAAGGTAAACTTCAATACTGTCATTTGCGCCTGATGTGCCGGTAACCGTCGTGGTATTTGCAGATGAAATTGTCGGAGCGGACTTACTGGCGTTTCCACTGCTAACTAACACGATACCCCCAATGCCACTACTTGTTGAATTACACATAAAACTGTTATGGCTGATTAAAACGTTGGTTGTTGTTGCACCAGTAACCAATACCCCCTCTGTTCCATTGTTCCAGATATAATTTTTGTCAGCTCCCAGAGATCCTCCAATAACAACGTCTTTCACTGAGGTGCGTATTCCATAACCTCCATTCCCCATCGACTCCGTTGCAGAAGAACCGGTTCCTATTTTATTTGCTTTAATATTACATGTAATACTCCCTGATGCCACTGTTACCAAATCAATGCCATCACCGGAATTACCGGAAATAACATTCGATTCACCAGCAGTAGAGGATCCGATTGTTAACGCGAGATTAGAACCACTGTTCGCCATCTGAATGCCATCACCTGAATTTCCTAAAGCTGAGGTTCCGGCAGAATTTGTTCCGATCATGTTACCCTTAATAGTTGCCACTGTAGTTGAACCAGAAGTCAGAAGAATTCCGTTTGAAGTATTTCCTGAAATAGTATTTCCTTCATAGGTACCGGAGCCCCCTATTGTTGCAGTAAGGCCCCCTGAACCCGAGTTTAAGGAAATTCCATTCCCGCTATTTGCAATTGCATATGTTCCTGCTCCATCAACACCTATTTTATTGCCATAAATAGTAGCTGTTATAGCTCCAGAAGAATTCAAGTCAACGGCGGCACCCCCATTTCCGGAAATAATATTTCCTTCACCGGAAGCACTGCCTCCTAAGAAAACAGTTTTTGCACCGGCTCCGGCAGGCATGTATATTCCGCCACTGCTATTTGAAAAGCCCATTGTACCATCCGAACTTGCACCTATATAATTCCCTTTAATAAGAATATGCGGAGCAGTAGTAGTTACCGAGGCTGAAAAATAAATGCCGTATCCGGTATTGCCTGAGATAACATTCGATTCAGCCGCAGTGCTTCCCCCTATGGTGCAGTCCGTCTGGTTTATAATATAAATTCCATCTGCACCATTTCCAAAATCAGTATCGCCCGCAGCATTTACGCCAATTTTATTCCCTTTTATAACCGAGCCGGCTGAAGATGAGGTGGTAGTTAAGTAAACTCCTTTCCCGCTGTTTCCGGAAATAATATTGCCGTCAGTGGCTCCCGAACCACCAACAATACATGATGAAAAAGTAGCTGAGGTTATTATTAATCCATGTCCGTTATTTGCAAGAACAGCGGTTCCGGCGGCATTCACGCCTATTTTGTTTCCATATACAGTAATGGCAAGCACAGACGTGCATGATAGACTAACGCCATCTCCCCCGTTTCCGGAAATCACATTCCCTTCCCCTGAAACAGTTCCACCGATGGCAACCGTTTTATTACTACCTGTTGAGAGCAAGTAAACACCTCCGCTGGTGTTTGAAAGAGATGCTGTTCCGACCGCATTTACGCCAATGTAGTTTCCTTTAACAACGAAATGGGGGGCAGTAGTAGCTATCGTTGGGTCATAATAAATACCATATCCGGCATTCCCTGAAATTATATTGTTTTCGTAAGTGCCGCCTCCTCCTACTGTACAATCTGTTGTCTTATAAACGTAAACACCATCTGAACCATTACCCAGATCTGCAGTTCCATTTACATCAACCCCTATTTTGTTCCCTTTAATAACTACTCCTGTAGAACTGGTAGCTGATGCGGAGTTAATATAAATTCCCTTCCCGGCATTTCCTGAAATTATATTTCCTTCACCTGAGGCGGATCCTCCTATTGTAACACCTGATAATGAACTACTCGCATTGGTAATGTATACTCCATGAAAAGAGGTGCTTGTTCCGTTCACCTCAACCGATGTGCCAAGTGTGTCAACACCAATGTAATTCCCTTTAATGGTAATTCCTGTAAAAGTGCTTGCACAATTTACATAAATGCCATGATTGCTGTTTCCGCTGAGTACATTTCCTTTTCCAGCAGCACCTACAATTGCTCCGCTTTTAGTTGTATAAAAACCGTTTTGCCCTCCTTTTATGTAAAGTCCGTAAATGGCAGTTCCGGTCGCGGTACTGCTTATTCCATCGCGTGTAGTGGAATTTACATTGATAATTATTTTGGGGCACACACCGGTATAGCCGGTTATAGTTTGGGTGGTCCCGTCAATCGTAATATTTGCTGTGCTGATTACAGGCAGTGCGCCTGTTAACGTTATTGTTCGTGTTGCAGGGTTGCCCGTAGCTGTGGGTATGGCAAATACTATATTGTCGCCACTTGTGGTTGCGGAGGCAATAGCAGCACTTAATGAACCCGCGCCAGATGCCGCTATAGTTGTTACGGTATAAGTTGCAGCCGCACTTGCATTGCTGAATAATGGCAGTATCAATAAAAATAATCCGAAGACAATATGTTTTATAATCCTGTCCATACTGCTAACATGTTGTAGTTTTTTTGTCGTGAATTCTTGTTTCGTTCAAACATTTAGGATTTGTTT from Bacteroidota bacterium encodes:
- a CDS encoding MBL fold metallo-hydrolase, with product MIIEQLYTNCLAEAAYYIESEGEAAIIDPIRETGPYLQRLKGKDAKLRYVFETHFHADFVSGHIDLAEKTGAKIVFGPLAETTYNAYNAKDGEIFKVGKLQIKVLHTPGHTPESSCFLLIDASGKDHCVFTGDTLFVGDVGRPDLLDGMMSKEELAGMMYESLNNKLKKLGDDVIVYPAHGPGSSCGKNIGKETWSTIGQQKKTNYAMLEMNKEKFIQLVAGGLSAPPQYFFSDAAINKTGYNNIDKVLEQNTQAMTVDEFKEEIIKGALVLDTREAEEFEKGFIKGAINIGLNGQYAIWVGTLIDIKRPLVIIAVPGKEAESILRLARVGYENVKGYLNGGIVAWKTSGEKPETLSSVSPEAFAAVANSDKTTALDVRKPSEYESGYVAGAANIELAQLNSMLKVLNKDRSYHLYCAGGYRSMIAASIMKAAGFNNITNVSGGYGKIKGTGIKIEVVKTVV
- a CDS encoding T9SS type A sorting domain-containing protein; translated protein: MDRIIKHIVFGLFLLILPLFSNASAAATYTVTTIAASGAGSLSAAIASATTSGDNIVFAIPTATGNPATRTITLTGALPVISTANITIDGTTQTITGYTGVCPKIIINVNSTTRDGISSTATGTAIYGLYIKGGQNGFYTTKSGAIVGAAGKGNVLSGNSNHGIYVNCASTFTGITIKGNYIGVDTLGTSVEVNGTSTSFHGVYITNASSSLSGVTIGGSASGEGNIISGNAGKGIYINSASATSSTGVVIKGNKIGVDVNGTADLGNGSDGVYVYKTTDCTVGGGGTYENNIISGNAGYGIYYDPTIATTAPHFVVKGNYIGVNAVGTASLSNTSGGVYLLSTGSNKTVAIGGTVSGEGNVISGNGGDGVSLSCTSVLAITVYGNKIGVNAAGTAVLANNGHGLIITSATFSSCIVGGSGATDGNIISGNSGKGVYLTTTSSSAGSVIKGNKIGVNAAGDTDFGNGADGIYIINQTDCTIGGSTAAESNVISGNTGYGIYFSASVTTTAPHILIKGNYIGASSDGTMGFSNSSGGIYMPAGAGAKTVFLGGSASGEGNIISGNGGAAVDLNSSGAITATIYGNKIGVDGAGTYAIANSGNGISLNSGSGGLTATIGGSGTYEGNTISGNTSNGILLTSGSTTVATIKGNMIGTNSAGTSALGNSGDGIQMANSGSNLALTIGSSTAGESNVISGNSGDGIDLVTVASGSITCNIKANKIGTGSSATESMGNGGYGIRTSVKDVVIGGSLGADKNYIWNNGTEGVLVTGATTTNVLISHNSFMCNSTSSGIGGIVLVSSGNASKSAPTISSANTTTVTGTSGANDSIEVYLDDICSKTEGRYFRAATKATAGGAWTATGSFNGCVTALAINPSAPRNTSQFSSCVSTGVLPIELLNFTAQYKEGAVHLNWVTATETNNSYFTVERSSDGIRFEIITNVTGAGNSLSKLSYSSIDAKPLKEISYYRLKQTDYDGKFTYSKMVAVENKDDSFLLIYPNPSDGGPVSISMNMFAENEVLLVLYDSFGQTVYSKIVVNGDNDHYLSATIGTESDFVPGVYYVVATSKNQLFRKVLVVSEKSN
- a CDS encoding acyl-CoA dehydrogenase family protein gives rise to the protein MAKSDNFQSPDYYLMDELLTDEHKMVRDTTRAWVKKDVSPIVEEACQKAEFPKQWIKGLAGIGAFGPYIPQEFGGAGLDQIAYGLIMQELERGDSGLRSTASVQSSLVMYPIYTFGSEEQKKKYLPKLATGELMGCFGLTEPNHGSDPSSMITNFKDKGDHYLLNGAKMWISNAPFADIAVVWAKNDQGEIQGLIIERGMKGFTTPETHGKWSLRASATGELVFDNVKVPRDNLMPKVKGLKGPLSCLNSARYGISWGAIGAAMDCYDSALQYSKERIQFGKPIAGFQLTQKKLAEMITEITKAQLLCWRLGVLKNENRATPAQISMAKRNSVNMALQIAREARQIHGAMGITGEYSIMRHMMNLESVITYEGTHDIHLLITGMDVTGINAFQ